A stretch of the Petroclostridium xylanilyticum genome encodes the following:
- a CDS encoding SHOCT domain-containing protein, with product MSQTQITNEIKYKMALSLLNSMLEKGLITLSELKEIDRLNRNSFTPSLAEV from the coding sequence ATGTCGCAAACTCAAATAACCAATGAAATCAAGTACAAAATGGCGCTTTCGCTGCTGAATAGCATGCTTGAAAAAGGCCTTATTACTCTTTCTGAATTGAAAGAAATTGACAGATTAAATCGGAATTCATTCACTCCATCCCTGGCGGAGGTATAG
- a CDS encoding recombinase family protein yields MEYYTRLIESNDAWTFAGIYADEGISGTGKDKRDEFLRLIADCEAKKVDMVITKSISRFARNTADCIETVRKLKALGIAVFFEKENINIMSAESELLMTVLSSIAQEESISTSKNNRWAIQKRFMKGEWKPSYLPYGYMKGKDGGIVINEEEAAIVKRIYTDYLNGKGTYVIAKELTEEGVPTRKGAEAWGENVVKEILTNEKYYGDMLLQKTFTTDTLPFQRKRNRGQKQCYCIANDHEPIIPKEQAKRVREIMEQRKIEKAMVDTDTRKYNQRYPFSSKIQCGECGSNFKRQIIFKGKPYETVQWCCTRHIRNRMECSMTAVKDNHIKAAFINLYNKLKSNYDKILTPLAEDLKKLHCGREYESQVRKINKKITELTEQSHVLSRLRSKGYLDSVLFIEQSNLITKQLCEAKKQRSKLFEHSGFNDEAARTEELIAFLKKQDDFMESFDESIFSLMVEKIIVRSKLEIAFRLINGLELPEIIGEEVG; encoded by the coding sequence GTGGAGTACTACACCCGGCTGATAGAAAGCAACGATGCCTGGACTTTTGCGGGAATTTATGCAGACGAAGGCATCAGCGGCACCGGCAAAGACAAGCGTGACGAGTTTCTAAGGCTGATTGCCGACTGTGAAGCCAAAAAGGTGGACATGGTCATCACCAAGTCCATATCCAGATTTGCAAGAAACACCGCCGACTGCATTGAGACGGTGAGAAAGCTGAAAGCGCTAGGGATTGCCGTTTTTTTTGAGAAAGAAAACATCAACATCATGTCCGCTGAAAGCGAGCTGCTGATGACGGTTTTAAGCTCCATTGCCCAGGAGGAATCCATTTCTACATCCAAAAACAACCGGTGGGCGATACAAAAAAGGTTCATGAAAGGCGAATGGAAGCCTTCCTACCTTCCCTACGGCTATATGAAGGGTAAGGACGGAGGAATCGTCATCAATGAAGAAGAAGCCGCTATTGTAAAAAGGATTTATACTGACTACCTGAACGGGAAAGGAACGTACGTCATCGCAAAAGAGCTCACGGAAGAAGGAGTTCCAACAAGAAAAGGGGCGGAAGCCTGGGGAGAAAATGTGGTGAAGGAAATCCTGACCAATGAAAAATACTACGGCGACATGCTCCTTCAGAAGACCTTTACCACCGACACATTGCCCTTTCAGCGGAAGCGGAACCGGGGACAGAAACAATGCTACTGCATCGCCAACGACCATGAACCCATTATTCCAAAAGAGCAAGCTAAACGGGTCAGGGAAATCATGGAGCAGCGAAAAATTGAAAAAGCCATGGTGGATACCGACACCCGGAAATACAACCAACGGTACCCCTTCAGCAGCAAAATCCAATGCGGTGAATGCGGGAGTAATTTTAAAAGGCAAATCATATTCAAAGGCAAACCTTATGAAACAGTGCAGTGGTGCTGCACGAGGCATATCAGAAACCGGATGGAATGCAGCATGACAGCTGTCAAGGACAATCACATCAAAGCTGCGTTCATCAATCTATATAACAAGCTAAAAAGCAATTATGACAAAATATTAACCCCACTGGCCGAGGATTTGAAAAAGCTTCACTGCGGCAGGGAGTATGAATCCCAGGTCAGGAAAATCAACAAAAAAATAACGGAACTTACGGAACAGAGTCATGTATTAAGTAGACTGAGGTCGAAAGGATATCTTGACTCTGTTCTTTTTATTGAGCAAAGCAACCTGATCACCAAGCAGCTCTGCGAAGCCAAAAAGCAGCGAAGCAAGCTGTTTGAACACAGCGGATTTAATGACGAGGCCGCCAGGACGGAGGAACTGATTGCTTTCCTCAAAAAGCAGGATGACTTTATGGAGAGCTTTGATGAAAGCATATTTTCGCTGATGGTAGAAAAGATCATCGTAAGATCCAAACTTGAAATCGCCTTCCGCCTGATCAACGGACTGGAGCTTCCGGAAATCATCGGAGAGGAAGTGGGCTAA
- a CDS encoding recombinase family protein, producing MAQRHTPFGYKIIDGAVAIEPEKADLIRKMFNDFISGISLNQMAKALTEMKVLNANGKPSWNHGSIGKILSNCKYTGSDFYPAIIPEEVFNAANRLREEKNARLGRNVNYFANGISSAYPFSGRLICGECGSIFKRYTEHHDRNKKCNWKCKRYIVDNRVCCKSGVVDDKQLKAGFIQIINRVMESPEMIEKRPAVNAVTESVELRKIKMQISSGLGQNGLKPSEMAQLLFKRAVEQYRISQVDDFEYKTRKLKAVLESFKPIKAFDEALFKATIKSITVESTGQLRFELINGVVLGTPYKLRGKGGKTHGDGTKNSIGNSGKSDL from the coding sequence ATGGCGCAAAGACATACGCCCTTCGGCTATAAAATCATAGACGGAGCCGTAGCCATCGAACCGGAAAAAGCAGACCTGATCAGGAAAATGTTCAATGATTTTATATCGGGAATATCTTTAAACCAGATGGCAAAGGCCCTAACGGAAATGAAGGTTCTCAATGCCAACGGAAAACCCTCCTGGAATCACGGTTCCATCGGAAAAATCTTGAGCAACTGTAAATACACCGGAAGCGACTTCTATCCTGCCATTATCCCGGAGGAAGTATTCAATGCTGCTAATAGGCTCAGGGAAGAAAAGAACGCCCGGCTTGGCAGAAATGTCAATTACTTTGCCAACGGCATCTCCAGTGCTTATCCCTTCAGCGGCAGGTTGATATGCGGGGAATGCGGGAGTATTTTCAAAAGGTACACCGAACATCATGACAGGAACAAGAAATGCAACTGGAAATGCAAACGGTATATCGTTGACAACAGAGTATGCTGCAAAAGCGGTGTGGTTGATGATAAGCAGCTTAAAGCAGGCTTTATACAAATTATCAACCGGGTAATGGAGAGTCCTGAAATGATAGAAAAGCGTCCAGCAGTTAATGCTGTGACTGAGAGTGTTGAATTAAGAAAGATAAAAATGCAAATATCCAGCGGACTCGGTCAAAACGGCCTGAAACCGTCGGAGATGGCACAGCTGCTATTCAAAAGGGCTGTAGAACAATATCGAATCTCCCAGGTGGATGACTTTGAATATAAAACCAGGAAATTGAAAGCGGTGCTTGAGAGCTTCAAGCCCATTAAAGCATTTGATGAGGCTTTATTCAAAGCAACCATCAAAAGCATTACGGTAGAAAGCACCGGGCAGCTCCGGTTTGAACTAATCAATGGAGTGGTGCTGGGCACACCATATAAACTACGGGGAAAAGGAGGAAAAACCCATGGCGATGGGACAAAGAACAGTATCGGTAATTCCGGCAAATCCGATTTATGA
- the ltrA gene encoding group II intron reverse transcriptase/maturase produces MKPTAEILERINKNSNEHKDGVYTRLYRYLLREDIYYSAYQKLYSNKGASTEGIDNDTADGFGKKYVESSIEELSNNTYKPKPVRREYIKKSNGKMRPLGIPSFRDKLLQEVMRRFLEAIYEPIFSDFSHGFRPNRSCHTALKQTLPYFKGARWFIEGDIKGCFDNIDHDKLIEILQRKIKDSKFINIIRSFLKAGYIEDFRYNQTYSGTPQGGILSPILANIYLNELDNKIMEIKQNFDKPATRCVNPTYDEIRGKRYWLQQKLKNATDEEKPVLISRINEYSKKLLKLPYKSQTDKNIAFVRYADDFLIAVRGNKEDCIKIKEQLREFLNDELKLTLSDEKTLITHSSEKVRFLGYDISVRRNQQISTNSLGHKKRQLNGTVELLVPLEKIEKFMFDKGIIRQSKAKKFHPIHRKGWLYLPDQEILERYNAEIRGILNYYHLANNYNKLNYFQYLMEYSCLATLAGKHNSSISKVIDKYKSGKGWAIKYKTEKGKTREKRIVKLQDCKGFCDDNIVRHIYSVNTNATIRARLQAGVCELCGSRGKSNYEVHHVSSVKGLEGNKLWEQIMKIKNRKTLVVCEDCHKAIHS; encoded by the coding sequence ATGAAACCAACAGCTGAAATTTTGGAGCGTATCAATAAAAATTCAAATGAGCACAAAGATGGAGTATATACTCGCTTATACCGTTATCTTTTAAGGGAAGATATTTATTACAGTGCATACCAAAAATTATATTCCAATAAAGGAGCATCAACTGAAGGTATTGATAATGATACTGCTGATGGATTTGGAAAGAAATATGTAGAAAGTTCAATAGAAGAATTAAGCAATAATACTTATAAACCCAAGCCGGTACGCAGAGAATATATCAAGAAATCCAATGGGAAAATGCGACCTTTAGGAATACCGTCATTTAGAGATAAGCTATTACAAGAAGTTATGCGTAGATTTTTAGAAGCTATTTATGAACCGATTTTTAGTGATTTTTCACATGGATTTAGACCTAATAGAAGTTGTCACACTGCATTAAAGCAGACACTTCCATATTTCAAAGGTGCAAGATGGTTTATAGAAGGAGATATAAAAGGCTGTTTTGATAATATTGACCATGATAAGCTTATTGAAATATTACAAAGAAAAATTAAAGACAGTAAGTTTATAAACATTATTCGTAGTTTTCTAAAGGCAGGATATATAGAGGATTTCAGATATAACCAAACATATTCTGGAACACCTCAAGGAGGGATTTTATCCCCAATACTTGCCAATATTTATCTGAATGAATTGGATAATAAAATCATGGAGATTAAACAAAACTTCGATAAGCCGGCAACAAGGTGTGTAAATCCAACATACGACGAGATTAGAGGGAAAAGATATTGGTTACAGCAGAAACTTAAAAATGCTACTGATGAAGAAAAACCGGTTCTGATTTCAAGAATTAATGAATATAGTAAGAAACTTTTGAAATTACCCTATAAATCACAAACGGATAAAAATATAGCTTTTGTAAGATATGCTGATGACTTTTTAATAGCAGTAAGAGGAAATAAAGAAGATTGCATTAAAATTAAAGAACAATTAAGAGAATTTCTAAATGATGAATTAAAGCTTACCTTAAGTGATGAAAAGACTTTGATTACTCACAGTAGTGAAAAAGTTAGGTTCTTAGGATATGACATTTCAGTTAGACGTAATCAACAAATATCAACTAATTCATTAGGACACAAGAAACGTCAGCTGAATGGCACTGTAGAATTATTAGTTCCTTTAGAGAAGATAGAAAAGTTTATGTTTGATAAAGGTATCATTAGACAGAGCAAAGCTAAAAAGTTTCACCCGATACACAGAAAAGGATGGCTATATCTCCCAGACCAAGAAATCTTGGAAAGATACAATGCTGAAATTCGTGGAATACTCAATTATTACCACCTAGCCAACAATTATAATAAACTTAATTATTTTCAATACTTGATGGAATATAGCTGCCTTGCAACTTTAGCAGGAAAGCATAATTCTTCAATAAGTAAAGTAATTGACAAATATAAAAGCGGCAAAGGTTGGGCAATAAAATATAAAACAGAAAAAGGTAAAACACGAGAAAAGAGAATTGTAAAACTTCAAGATTGCAAAGGGTTCTGTGATGATAATATTGTTAGACACATTTATTCTGTAAATACCAATGCTACTATTAGAGCAAGACTGCAAGCAGGAGTTTGCGAGCTTTGCGGTAGCAGGGGAAAGTCTAATTATGAGGTTCACCATGTTTCAAGTGTAAAGGGACTAGAAGGCAATAAGCTTTGGGAGCAGATAATGAAAATCAAAAATAGAAAAACATTAGTGGTATGCGAGGATTGCCATAAGGCAATACATAGTTAA